Proteins found in one Streptomyces sp. CB09001 genomic segment:
- a CDS encoding ATP-binding protein → MHDHFPAPASWRIALPHSAAAVPVARALVRNALAELEHTADGDTAELLTAELVANAVEHTSGRTPIELVVELMPTGCQVEVHDPDPAPPADLTRPDVEPPDPWREDGRGLLLIRALSSSCGHRPTRSGKAVWFRLPAVPAQRRPH, encoded by the coding sequence GTGCACGATCACTTCCCCGCACCCGCCTCCTGGCGCATCGCGCTGCCGCACTCCGCCGCGGCCGTGCCGGTGGCGCGTGCCCTGGTGCGCAACGCCCTGGCCGAGCTGGAGCACACGGCGGACGGCGACACCGCGGAGCTGCTGACGGCGGAGCTGGTCGCCAACGCCGTGGAGCACACCTCCGGCCGGACGCCGATCGAGCTGGTGGTGGAGCTGATGCCGACCGGGTGCCAGGTGGAGGTCCACGACCCGGACCCGGCGCCACCGGCGGACCTCACCCGGCCGGACGTGGAGCCGCCCGACCCGTGGCGCGAGGACGGGCGCGGTCTGCTGCTGATCCGCGCCCTCAGCTCGTCCTGCGGTCACCGGCCCACCCGGTCCGGCAAGGCGGTCTGGTTCAGGCTTCCTGCGGTACCCGCTCAGCGTCGTCCGCACTGA
- a CDS encoding enoyl-CoA hydratase family protein, with product MSPFTGSAAPTPDWRHLRVEVADGVATVTLVRPDKLNALTFEAYADLRDLLAELSRQRSVRALVLAGEGRGFCSGGDVDEIIGATLSMDTARLLDFNRMTGQVVRSVRECPFPVIAALHGAVAGAGAVLALAADFRVADPSARFAFLFTRVGLSGGDMGAAYLLPRVVGLGHATRLLMLGDTVRAPEAERIGLISELTEEGRADEAAHTLAHRLADGPALAHAQTKALLTAELDMPLAAAVELDASTQALLMTGEDYAEFHAAFTEKRPPKWQGR from the coding sequence ATGAGTCCCTTCACCGGCTCCGCCGCCCCCACCCCCGACTGGCGGCACCTGCGCGTCGAGGTGGCCGACGGCGTCGCGACCGTCACCCTCGTCCGCCCCGACAAGCTCAACGCCCTCACCTTCGAGGCCTACGCCGACCTGCGCGACCTGCTCGCCGAGCTGTCCCGTCAGCGGTCGGTACGGGCACTGGTGCTGGCCGGCGAGGGGCGCGGCTTCTGCTCCGGCGGCGACGTGGACGAGATCATCGGCGCGACCCTGTCCATGGACACCGCCCGGCTGCTGGACTTCAACCGGATGACCGGCCAGGTGGTGCGGTCGGTACGGGAGTGCCCGTTCCCGGTGATCGCCGCGCTGCACGGGGCCGTCGCGGGGGCGGGCGCGGTCCTCGCCCTGGCCGCCGACTTCCGCGTCGCCGACCCGTCCGCGCGCTTCGCCTTCCTGTTCACGCGCGTCGGCCTCTCCGGCGGCGACATGGGCGCCGCCTACCTGCTGCCCCGCGTCGTCGGCCTCGGCCACGCCACCCGGCTGCTGATGCTCGGCGACACGGTCCGCGCACCCGAGGCCGAACGCATCGGCCTGATCAGCGAGCTGACCGAAGAGGGCCGCGCCGACGAGGCCGCCCACACCCTGGCCCACCGTCTCGCCGACGGCCCGGCCCTGGCCCACGCCCAGACCAAGGCCCTCCTCACCGCCGAACTGGACATGCCCCTGGCGGCAGCGGTGGAACTGGACGCGTCGACCCAGGCCCTGTTGATGACCGGCGAGGACTACGCCGAGTTCCACGCCGCCTTCACGGAAAAACGCCCCCCGAAGTGGCAAGGGAGGTAA
- a CDS encoding bifunctional salicylyl-CoA 5-hydroxylase/oxidoreductase: MLSSQGSAVGPGARGRVDQPLRRGARPATTAPHSPVKTSHPLRAAIIGGGPGGLYTAALLKRLAPDREITVYERNAPDDTFGFGVVLSDETLGGIEHADPTVYEALRSHFVRWDDIDIVHGNTRHTSGGHRFAALGRRRLLEILHERCRDLGVELRFRTEAPPPDRLARTHDLVVAADGVHSAIREQYRDVFRPRLTPHRCRYIWLAADFAFDAFRFEIAETEHGVMQLHGYPYAPDASTVIVEMREEVWRAAGFDELDETESTARCAKIFTDALGGRPLRSNKSAWTTFRTVVNERWSHGNVVLLGDAAHTAHFSIGSGTKLAVEDALALAACLEERPTLQEALTAYEEERRPVVASTQRAARASLEWFEDLDRYLGQPPRQFAFNLLTRSRRVTHENLRLRDAGFTGEVEREFGCPPDTPPMFTPFRLRGLTLRNRVVVSPMDMYSAADGVPGDFHLVHLGARALGGAALVMTEMVCVSAEGRITPGCAGLYTGRQGEAWRRITDFVHDGAPGTAIGVQLGHSGRKGSTRLMWEGMDEPLPEGNWPLVAPSPLPYRPGGQVPRELSRAQLTDVREQFRAAAERAAGAGFDLLELHCAHGYLLSGFLSPLTNHRADAYGGSPQKRLRFPLEVFDAVREVWPDERPMTVRISATDWAEGGTSGEEAVEIARAFAAHGADAIDVSTGQVVAGERPEFGRSYQTPYADRIRHEAGVPVIAVGAISSWDDVNSLILAGRTDLCALARPHLYDPHWTLHAAAEQGYDGPGARWPAPYRAGSRPPRTGRTDAPRPRLTLHGPRQDG, translated from the coding sequence ATGCTCTCGTCCCAGGGAAGTGCAGTCGGCCCGGGGGCGCGGGGCCGTGTCGATCAGCCGCTCCGCCGCGGGGCGCGACCGGCCACGACGGCCCCGCACTCGCCCGTGAAGACAAGCCACCCCCTGCGCGCGGCGATCATCGGCGGCGGCCCCGGCGGCCTCTACACCGCCGCCCTCCTCAAACGCCTCGCCCCCGACCGCGAGATCACCGTCTACGAGCGCAACGCCCCCGACGACACCTTCGGCTTCGGCGTAGTCCTCTCCGACGAGACCCTCGGCGGCATCGAACACGCCGACCCGACCGTCTACGAGGCCCTCAGATCCCACTTCGTCCGCTGGGACGACATCGACATCGTCCACGGAAACACCCGCCACACCTCCGGAGGACACCGCTTCGCCGCCCTCGGCCGCCGCCGCCTCCTGGAGATCCTGCACGAGCGCTGCCGCGACCTCGGCGTGGAGCTCCGCTTCCGCACCGAGGCCCCGCCCCCGGACCGTCTCGCGCGCACCCACGACCTCGTCGTCGCCGCCGACGGCGTGCACAGCGCCATCCGCGAGCAGTACCGCGACGTCTTCCGGCCGCGTCTCACCCCGCACCGCTGCCGCTACATCTGGCTGGCCGCCGACTTCGCCTTCGACGCCTTCCGCTTCGAGATCGCCGAGACCGAGCACGGCGTCATGCAACTGCACGGCTACCCCTACGCACCGGATGCCTCCACCGTCATCGTCGAGATGCGCGAGGAGGTCTGGCGGGCAGCCGGCTTCGACGAACTCGACGAGACGGAATCCACCGCCCGCTGCGCCAAGATCTTCACCGACGCCCTCGGCGGCCGCCCGCTGCGGTCCAACAAGTCGGCCTGGACCACCTTCCGCACGGTGGTCAACGAACGCTGGTCGCACGGCAACGTCGTGCTGCTCGGCGACGCCGCCCACACCGCCCACTTCTCCATCGGTTCCGGCACCAAGCTCGCCGTCGAGGACGCCCTCGCGCTGGCCGCCTGCCTGGAGGAGCGGCCCACCCTCCAGGAGGCGCTGACCGCCTACGAGGAGGAGCGGCGCCCCGTAGTCGCCTCCACGCAGCGGGCGGCCAGGGCCAGCCTGGAGTGGTTCGAGGACCTGGACCGGTACCTCGGCCAGCCGCCGCGCCAGTTCGCCTTCAACCTGCTCACCCGCAGCCGCCGGGTCACCCACGAGAACCTGCGGCTGCGCGACGCCGGCTTCACCGGCGAGGTGGAGCGCGAGTTCGGCTGCCCGCCGGACACGCCCCCGATGTTCACCCCGTTCCGGCTGCGCGGGCTGACCCTGCGCAACCGCGTCGTCGTCTCCCCGATGGACATGTACTCGGCCGCCGACGGCGTCCCCGGCGACTTCCACCTGGTCCACCTCGGCGCCCGGGCCCTCGGCGGTGCCGCCCTGGTGATGACCGAGATGGTGTGCGTGAGTGCCGAGGGGCGCATCACGCCCGGCTGCGCGGGCCTCTACACCGGCCGGCAGGGCGAGGCGTGGCGGCGGATCACGGACTTCGTGCACGACGGCGCGCCCGGCACCGCGATCGGCGTGCAGCTCGGCCACAGCGGCCGCAAGGGCTCGACCCGGCTGATGTGGGAGGGCATGGACGAACCGCTGCCCGAGGGCAACTGGCCCCTCGTGGCGCCCTCCCCGCTGCCGTACCGGCCCGGCGGTCAGGTGCCGCGCGAGCTGTCCCGGGCGCAACTGACGGACGTACGGGAGCAGTTCAGGGCCGCCGCCGAGCGGGCCGCCGGGGCCGGATTCGACCTGCTCGAACTGCACTGCGCCCACGGCTACCTGCTCTCCGGCTTCCTCTCCCCGCTCACCAACCACCGCGCCGACGCCTACGGCGGCTCACCGCAGAAGCGGCTGCGCTTCCCGCTGGAGGTGTTCGACGCCGTACGCGAGGTGTGGCCGGACGAGCGGCCCATGACCGTACGGATCTCCGCCACCGACTGGGCCGAGGGCGGCACCAGCGGCGAGGAGGCGGTGGAGATCGCCCGGGCCTTCGCCGCGCACGGCGCCGACGCCATCGACGTGTCCACGGGCCAGGTCGTCGCCGGTGAACGGCCCGAGTTCGGGCGGTCGTACCAGACGCCGTACGCGGACCGCATCCGCCACGAGGCGGGCGTCCCGGTGATCGCCGTCGGGGCCATCTCCTCCTGGGACGACGTCAACTCGCTCATCCTGGCCGGGCGCACCGACCTGTGCGCCCTCGCCCGTCCCCACCTCTACGACCCGCACTGGACGCTGCACGCCGCCGCCGAGCAGGGCTACGACGGGCCGGGCGCCCGCTGGCCCGCACCGTACCGGGCGGGCAGCCGCCCGCCGCGCACCGGACGCACCGACGCCCCCAGGCCGAGGCTCACGCTGCACGGCCCGCGTCAGGACGGGTAG
- a CDS encoding sulfotransferase, whose translation MSLARSLNRALTATTGLQVRRAPRATESPKGRQGRKSAAARPAARRAAPYRCPSAGELPTDRLLRRPVFIISSIRSGSTLLRMMAGAHPRLHAPHELHVGKLEVACTNWHSERAMRELGLLRGDLEHLLWDRVLHRELTRSGKDFLVEKTPANAYMYRRLKGCWPDARFVFLLRHPVSIARSWHESDPVKRPQDTAVTDVLRYMTAVEAARSADADGFTVRYEDITGDPEREMRRLCAYLGVDYAPAMLNYGERSGADLVRGLGDWRENIRTGTVQPGRALPGRDEIPERLRPMCAAWGYPS comes from the coding sequence ATGAGTCTCGCACGCAGCTTGAACCGGGCCCTCACCGCCACCACCGGCCTCCAGGTGCGCAGAGCACCCCGGGCGACGGAGAGTCCGAAGGGGAGGCAGGGCAGGAAGTCCGCCGCCGCGCGGCCCGCGGCCCGCCGGGCGGCCCCGTACCGATGTCCGTCGGCCGGTGAACTGCCCACCGACCGGTTGCTGCGACGGCCCGTCTTCATCATCTCGTCCATCCGTTCCGGCTCCACCCTGCTGCGCATGATGGCGGGCGCCCACCCGCGGCTGCACGCCCCGCACGAACTGCACGTCGGCAAGCTGGAGGTCGCCTGCACCAACTGGCACTCCGAGCGCGCGATGCGCGAACTCGGCCTGCTCCGCGGCGACCTGGAGCACCTGTTGTGGGACCGCGTCCTGCACCGTGAACTCACCAGGTCCGGCAAGGACTTCTTGGTCGAGAAGACACCGGCCAACGCCTACATGTACCGGCGTCTCAAGGGCTGCTGGCCCGACGCGCGCTTCGTCTTCCTGCTGCGCCACCCCGTGTCGATCGCCCGCTCCTGGCACGAGAGCGACCCCGTCAAACGGCCGCAGGACACGGCCGTCACGGACGTGCTGCGCTACATGACGGCCGTCGAGGCGGCCCGGTCGGCGGACGCCGACGGCTTCACCGTGCGCTACGAGGACATCACTGGCGACCCCGAGCGCGAGATGCGCCGCCTGTGCGCGTACCTCGGCGTCGACTACGCCCCGGCCATGCTCAACTACGGCGAGAGGAGCGGTGCGGATCTGGTCAGGGGCCTCGGCGACTGGCGGGAGAACATCCGCACCGGCACCGTGCAGCCGGGGCGCGCGCTGCCCGGCCGGGACGAGATCCCGGAGCGGCTGCGCCCGATGTGCGCGGCCTGGGGCTACCCGTCCTGA
- a CDS encoding PaaX family transcriptional regulator C-terminal domain-containing protein, translated as MINVSDQHVQPAPRSLIVTLYGAYGRSAPGPVPVAELIRLLAAVGVDAPSVRSSVSRLKRRGLLLPARTAEGAAGYELSAEARQLLDDGDRRVYATTPHADEGWVLAVFSVPESERQKRHVLRSRLAGLGFGTAAPGVWIAPARLYAETRHTLGRLGLDSYVDFFRGEHLGFTATAEAVARWWDLAAIAKEHEAFLDRHARVLRDWERRADTPPEEAYRDYLLALDSWRHLPYTDPGLPARLLPEGWPGTRSAAVFRALHERLRDAGAQYAAMGPTPFPEQ; from the coding sequence ATGATCAATGTGTCCGACCAGCACGTACAGCCCGCTCCGAGGTCCCTCATCGTCACGCTCTACGGCGCGTACGGCCGTTCCGCGCCGGGCCCGGTGCCCGTCGCCGAGCTGATCCGGCTGCTGGCCGCGGTCGGGGTGGACGCACCCTCCGTGCGTTCGTCGGTGTCCCGGCTGAAACGGCGCGGGCTGCTGCTGCCCGCCCGTACGGCCGAGGGCGCGGCGGGGTACGAACTCTCCGCCGAGGCCCGTCAGTTGCTCGACGACGGGGACCGGCGCGTCTACGCCACCACGCCCCACGCGGACGAGGGCTGGGTGCTCGCCGTGTTCTCCGTGCCCGAGTCGGAGCGGCAGAAGCGGCACGTCCTGCGTTCGCGCCTGGCCGGCCTCGGCTTCGGCACCGCGGCTCCCGGTGTGTGGATCGCCCCGGCCCGGCTGTACGCGGAGACCCGGCACACCCTGGGCCGCCTCGGCCTGGACTCCTACGTGGACTTCTTCCGCGGCGAGCACCTGGGCTTCACGGCGACCGCCGAGGCGGTGGCCCGCTGGTGGGACCTGGCCGCGATCGCCAAGGAGCACGAGGCCTTCCTCGACCGCCACGCGCGCGTCCTGCGCGACTGGGAGCGCCGGGCGGACACGCCGCCCGAGGAGGCCTACCGCGACTACCTCCTCGCCCTGGACTCCTGGCGCCACCTGCCCTACACGGACCCCGGGCTGCCCGCCCGGCTGCTGCCCGAGGGCTGGCCCGGCACGCGCTCGGCGGCCGTCTTCCGGGCGCTGCACGAGCGGCTGCGGGACGCGGGCGCGCAGTACGCGGCCATGGGACCGACTCCGTTTCCCGAGCAGTGA
- the ambL gene encoding aminobenozate:CoA ligase AmbL, translating to MADPRRADPHRSAHVDTFARDHLPPPEQWPELLFDLPELRYPERLNCAAELLAGPPGDRPVFRTASGDTWTYGGLRDRVDRIAHVLTGDLGVVPGNRVLLRGPTTPWLAACWLAVLKAGAVAVTVLAQQRPHELRAICEIARVRHALCDVRSVDDLAKAEITGLAITTYGGDAPDDLYGRTTSDAVPSTPYRAVDTAADDVALIAFTSGTTGRPKGCMHFHRDVLAIADTFSARVLEPRSDDLFAGSPPLGFTFGLGGLVVFPMRAGACALLLEQAGPRQLLPAVAEHRVSVLFTAPTAYRAMLDELDGYDVTSLRRCVSAGENLPAATWRAWHERTGLRVINGIGATELLHIFVSAADDDIRPGTTGVPVPGWHARVQDAHGAPVPDGEPGLLAVRGPVGCRYLADPRQREYVRDGWNVTGDTYVREPDGYFRYVARADDMIVSAGYNIAGPEVEDALLRHPDVVEAAVVGRPDPRRGQVVVAHAVLREGAARDADALREFLRSELAPYKCPREILFPDALPRTATGKLQRHRLLDPTGPGAAPTPGARPDPLGGRA from the coding sequence ATGGCCGATCCTCGCCGCGCGGACCCGCACCGCTCCGCCCACGTCGACACCTTCGCGCGCGACCACCTGCCGCCCCCCGAGCAGTGGCCGGAGCTGCTCTTCGACCTGCCGGAGCTGCGCTACCCGGAGCGGCTGAACTGCGCCGCCGAGCTGCTCGCCGGCCCGCCCGGCGACCGCCCGGTCTTCCGCACCGCGTCCGGGGACACCTGGACCTACGGGGGGCTGCGGGACCGCGTCGACCGGATCGCCCACGTGCTCACCGGCGACCTCGGTGTCGTCCCGGGCAACCGGGTGCTGCTGCGCGGCCCCACCACCCCGTGGCTCGCCGCGTGCTGGCTGGCGGTGCTGAAGGCGGGCGCGGTGGCGGTCACCGTGCTGGCCCAGCAGCGCCCGCACGAGCTGCGCGCGATCTGCGAGATCGCCCGGGTGCGGCACGCGCTCTGCGACGTCCGGTCCGTCGACGACCTCGCCAAGGCGGAGATCACCGGCCTCGCGATCACCACGTACGGCGGGGACGCGCCGGACGACCTGTACGGCCGCACGACGTCGGACGCGGTGCCCTCGACGCCCTACCGGGCCGTCGACACCGCCGCCGACGACGTGGCGCTGATCGCGTTCACCTCCGGCACCACCGGGCGGCCCAAGGGCTGCATGCACTTCCACCGCGATGTGCTGGCGATCGCGGACACCTTCTCCGCGCGGGTGCTCGAGCCGCGCTCCGACGACCTCTTCGCGGGCAGCCCGCCGCTCGGCTTCACCTTCGGGCTCGGCGGTCTCGTCGTCTTCCCCATGCGGGCCGGGGCGTGCGCCCTGCTGCTCGAACAGGCCGGCCCCAGGCAGCTGTTGCCGGCGGTCGCCGAGCACCGGGTGTCGGTGCTGTTCACCGCGCCGACGGCGTACCGCGCGATGCTCGACGAGCTGGACGGGTACGACGTGACCAGCCTCAGGCGCTGTGTCTCGGCGGGCGAGAACCTGCCCGCGGCCACCTGGCGGGCCTGGCACGAGCGCACCGGACTGCGCGTCATCAACGGCATCGGCGCCACCGAGCTGCTGCACATCTTCGTGTCCGCGGCGGACGACGACATCAGGCCCGGGACGACGGGCGTTCCGGTGCCGGGGTGGCACGCGCGCGTGCAGGACGCGCACGGCGCACCCGTGCCCGACGGGGAGCCCGGACTGCTGGCGGTGCGCGGTCCGGTGGGCTGCCGGTACCTCGCCGACCCGCGCCAGCGGGAGTACGTGCGCGACGGCTGGAACGTCACCGGGGACACCTATGTCCGCGAGCCCGACGGCTACTTCCGGTACGTGGCACGCGCCGACGACATGATCGTCTCCGCGGGGTACAACATCGCCGGGCCCGAGGTGGAGGACGCGTTGCTGCGCCACCCGGACGTGGTGGAGGCGGCGGTGGTGGGGCGTCCCGACCCGCGCCGGGGACAGGTCGTGGTGGCGCACGCGGTGCTGCGGGAGGGGGCCGCGCGGGACGCGGACGCGCTGCGCGAGTTCCTGCGCTCGGAGCTGGCGCCGTACAAGTGCCCGCGCGAGATCCTCTTCCCGGACGCGCTGCCGCGCACGGCGACCGGCAAGCTCCAGCGCCACCGCCTCCTCGACCCGACCGGTCCGGGCGCCGCTCCCACCCCCGGGGCTCGTCCGGATCCCCTGGGCGGCCGGGCGTGA
- a CDS encoding acyl-CoA dehydrogenase family protein — translation MTAFSLEPAQLTWCDELRALAAERLRPLAEKGEPGRVNRALVAELGSLGLLPRLFTSGALDLCLMRESLAHACTEAETALALQGLGAHPVHAHGTESQRARWLPRVSDGTAVAAFALSEPDAGSDAAALSLRAEPETGPGAEASAWRLTGEKCWISNAPEADFYTMFARTTPGAGARGVTAFLVPADRPGLTGTPLDMLSPHPIGALAFDAVPVTADDVLGEPDRGFRVAMDTLNLFRPSVGAFAVGMAQAALDATLAHTTARDAFGGKLRDLQTVAHQVAEMALRTESARLMVYAAATAYDAGDPDVPKRAAMAKLLATETAQYVVDRAVQLHGARALRRGHLLEHLYREVRAPRVYEGASEVQRGIVAKELYRTYQPSPTDATSKEAGA, via the coding sequence ATGACCGCATTCTCGCTCGAACCGGCACAACTCACCTGGTGCGACGAGCTGCGCGCCCTGGCCGCCGAACGGCTGCGCCCGCTCGCGGAGAAGGGCGAGCCGGGCCGGGTCAACCGCGCCTTGGTCGCCGAGCTGGGCTCCCTCGGCCTGCTGCCCCGCCTGTTCACCTCGGGCGCGCTCGACCTGTGCCTGATGCGCGAGTCCCTCGCCCACGCGTGCACGGAGGCCGAGACCGCCCTGGCCCTCCAGGGCCTCGGCGCCCACCCCGTGCACGCGCACGGCACGGAGTCCCAGCGCGCCCGCTGGCTCCCGCGCGTGAGCGACGGCACCGCGGTCGCCGCCTTCGCCCTCTCCGAGCCCGACGCGGGCTCGGACGCGGCGGCACTGTCGCTGCGGGCGGAACCGGAGACCGGGCCCGGCGCGGAAGCCTCCGCCTGGCGGCTCACCGGGGAGAAGTGCTGGATCTCCAACGCCCCAGAGGCCGATTTCTACACCATGTTCGCGCGCACCACCCCCGGCGCCGGGGCCCGCGGCGTCACCGCCTTCCTCGTGCCCGCCGACCGCCCCGGCCTCACCGGCACCCCGCTCGACATGCTCTCGCCGCACCCCATCGGCGCCCTCGCCTTCGACGCCGTGCCCGTCACCGCGGACGACGTGCTCGGTGAACCCGACCGCGGCTTCCGGGTCGCCATGGACACCCTCAACCTGTTCCGCCCCAGCGTCGGCGCCTTCGCCGTCGGGATGGCACAGGCCGCCCTCGACGCGACCCTCGCCCACACCACCGCCCGCGACGCCTTCGGCGGCAAGCTGCGAGACCTCCAGACCGTCGCCCACCAGGTCGCCGAGATGGCGCTGCGCACCGAGTCTGCCCGCCTGATGGTGTACGCGGCGGCCACGGCGTACGACGCGGGCGACCCGGACGTCCCCAAGCGCGCCGCGATGGCGAAACTCCTCGCCACCGAGACCGCCCAGTACGTCGTCGACCGGGCCGTCCAGTTGCACGGTGCCCGCGCCCTGCGCCGCGGCCACCTCCTCGAACACCTCTACCGCGAGGTGCGCGCCCCGCGCGTCTACGAGGGCGCCAGCGAGGTGCAGCGCGGCATCGTCGCCAAGGAGCTGTACCGGACGTACCAGCCGTCCCCGACCGACGCCACGAGCAAGGAGGCCGGAGCATGA
- a CDS encoding RidA family protein, whose product MTAERVNPPQLSPPTGFSHAVVATGGRVVFLAGQTALDTDGEVTGDTLPAQFEQALTNLLTALRAAGGTPADLARVTVYATDVAAYRTHAADIGRTWRALAGRDYPAMAVVEVVRLWDERALVELDGFAVLP is encoded by the coding sequence ATGACCGCCGAACGGGTGAACCCGCCCCAACTGTCCCCGCCCACCGGCTTCTCCCACGCCGTCGTCGCCACCGGCGGCCGCGTCGTGTTCCTGGCCGGCCAGACCGCCCTCGACACCGACGGCGAGGTCACCGGCGACACCCTCCCCGCCCAGTTCGAGCAGGCCCTCACCAACCTCCTCACCGCCCTGCGCGCCGCCGGGGGCACCCCCGCCGACCTCGCCCGCGTCACCGTCTATGCCACCGACGTCGCCGCGTACCGCACCCACGCCGCGGACATCGGCCGCACCTGGCGCGCACTGGCGGGCCGCGACTACCCGGCGATGGCGGTCGTGGAGGTCGTACGGCTGTGGGACGAACGGGCGTTGGTGGAACTGGACGGGTTCGCGGTACTGCCGTAG
- a CDS encoding alpha/beta hydrolase, with translation MPDIELSAGTIEYEDTGGDGPVVVLLHGLVHDRTVWRKVITDLRTDHRVIAPTLPYGAHRRPMRRPPTPDLVNELIAEFLDRLDLTDVTLVENDCGRAQTVAARHPERLARLALVACEAFDNYPPGLPGKLIGIACRAPGGVSLLVRTLGLRPLRRLPVGIGALTKRPVPDEIVDGWLRPLRTDPAIRRDFRHYGTHVRRDELLEAAQGLRRFDRPALVVWATEDLMMPRAHGRRLAELLPQGRLVEVEDTRTLIPEDQPELLASLLREFVAEKD, from the coding sequence ATGCCGGACATCGAACTGAGCGCGGGAACCATCGAGTACGAGGACACCGGCGGCGACGGCCCCGTCGTCGTCCTCCTCCACGGCCTCGTCCACGACCGGACCGTCTGGCGCAAGGTGATCACCGACCTGCGCACCGACCACCGGGTGATCGCGCCGACCCTGCCCTACGGCGCCCACCGCCGCCCGATGCGCCGACCGCCCACACCCGACCTGGTCAACGAGCTGATCGCCGAGTTCCTCGACCGCCTCGACCTCACCGACGTCACCCTCGTCGAGAACGACTGCGGGCGCGCCCAGACGGTGGCCGCCCGGCACCCGGAGCGGCTCGCACGGCTGGCGCTCGTCGCGTGCGAGGCGTTCGACAACTACCCGCCGGGCCTGCCCGGGAAGCTGATCGGCATCGCCTGCCGGGCCCCCGGCGGCGTCTCCCTGCTGGTGCGCACCCTCGGCCTCAGGCCGCTGCGCCGTCTTCCGGTCGGCATCGGCGCCCTCACCAAGCGGCCCGTGCCGGACGAGATCGTCGACGGCTGGCTCCGCCCGCTGCGCACCGACCCGGCGATCCGGCGCGACTTCCGGCACTACGGCACGCACGTGCGCCGCGACGAACTGCTCGAAGCCGCCCAGGGACTGCGGAGGTTCGACCGGCCCGCACTCGTCGTCTGGGCGACCGAGGACCTGATGATGCCCCGCGCCCACGGCCGCCGCCTGGCCGAACTCCTCCCGCAGGGACGGCTGGTGGAGGTCGAGGACACCCGGACGCTGATCCCCGAGGACCAGCCGGAGCTGCTCGCCTCCCTGCTGCGGGAGTTCGTGGCCGAGAAGGACTGA
- a CDS encoding DUF5999 family protein yields MCVHRPSCPASDSPEARVVTAHVVAAHPEQGWNLLCDGTVVFDDTGELLPDGRVVAPRRVPAGRLVMAA; encoded by the coding sequence ATGTGTGTCCACCGGCCTTCCTGCCCCGCTTCCGACTCCCCCGAGGCACGCGTCGTCACCGCGCACGTCGTGGCCGCCCACCCGGAGCAGGGGTGGAACCTGCTGTGCGACGGCACGGTCGTCTTCGACGACACCGGCGAGCTGCTCCCCGACGGCCGTGTGGTCGCCCCGCGCCGGGTGCCCGCCGGGCGTCTGGTGATGGCCGCCTGA
- a CDS encoding DUF6299 family protein, whose translation MPVRSAALATAAGAALLLLAAPAATAAPHDARLVAESVTVDPTGRIAADGSVTLTGTYRCTGGSGPVFVSSTVSQSDPSARYGVGGTRAVCDGLEHRWVNTGTPDTVVLQPGAAHVEATLMELRPMGIVPLPSFHARQAQDVTLTAG comes from the coding sequence ATGCCCGTACGCTCCGCCGCCCTCGCCACGGCCGCCGGCGCCGCCCTGCTCCTGCTCGCCGCCCCCGCCGCCACGGCCGCACCCCACGACGCCCGCCTCGTCGCGGAGTCGGTGACCGTCGACCCGACCGGCCGTATCGCCGCCGACGGCAGCGTCACCCTCACCGGCACCTACCGCTGCACCGGCGGCAGCGGACCGGTCTTCGTCAGCTCCACGGTGAGTCAGAGCGACCCGTCCGCCCGCTACGGCGTCGGCGGCACCCGCGCGGTCTGCGACGGCCTGGAGCACCGCTGGGTCAACACCGGCACGCCCGACACGGTCGTCCTCCAGCCCGGCGCGGCCCACGTCGAGGCCACCCTGATGGAGCTGCGCCCCATGGGCATCGTGCCGCTCCCGAGCTTCCACGCCCGGCAGGCACAGGACGTGACCCTGACGGCGGGCTGA